In Rhodospirillaceae bacterium, the following proteins share a genomic window:
- a CDS encoding TRAP transporter small permease subunit produces the protein MAALVRLIERITCSMGMLVAWVVFPLILASCYEVFARYLFNAPTIWAFELGYMAMGIHALIGAAYTLREHGHIRIDVLYSRFNPKTQAIIDTFGYVLLFMPVVCWVSFGLWEYWIEAYVRDEHSGQSAWNPIIWPFRLAFFTGFFLLALQGLAELIKCFRFLTGRTTDWKA, from the coding sequence ATGGCGGCACTCGTGCGATTGATCGAACGAATTACCTGCAGCATGGGCATGTTGGTTGCCTGGGTCGTGTTCCCCTTAATTTTAGCCAGCTGTTACGAAGTCTTTGCTCGCTACCTTTTCAACGCACCGACCATCTGGGCCTTCGAGTTGGGCTATATGGCCATGGGCATCCATGCGCTGATTGGTGCGGCCTATACACTGCGCGAGCACGGCCATATTCGCATTGATGTTCTTTACTCGCGTTTTAATCCAAAGACACAGGCCATCATCGATACGTTCGGCTATGTGCTGCTGTTCATGCCGGTCGTATGTTGGGTCAGTTTCGGTTTGTGGGAATATTGGATCGAAGCTTATGTCCGCGATGAACACTCTGGTCAGTCAGCCTGGAACCCCATCATCTGGCCATTCCGGCTGGCATTCTTCACTGGTTTTTTTCTGTTGGCACTACAGGGCCTGGCTGAATTGATTAAATGTTTCCGATTTCTCACCGGGCGGACGACGGATTGGAAAGCCTGA
- a CDS encoding AlpA family phage regulatory protein, with translation MTKNHTFPNSKCIPDASGISPTFISMNKLSKRLDRAESTLYRWSAEGLFPASVKVGPHASAWRVAEVEEWERDPPSWRKSHAVVALT, from the coding sequence ATGACAAAGAACCACACATTCCCGAATTCAAAGTGCATCCCTGACGCTTCGGGCATTTCTCCCACCTTCATCAGCATGAACAAGTTATCAAAACGGCTCGACCGTGCTGAATCAACACTTTACCGCTGGTCTGCCGAGGGGTTGTTTCCCGCCAGCGTCAAGGTCGGCCCTCATGCAAGTGCATGGCGAGTTGCCGAGGTTGAAGAATGGGAACGAGACCCTCCGAGCTGGCGCAAAAGCCATGCCGTGGTGGCTTTAACATAA
- a CDS encoding TRAP transporter large permease subunit — translation MGDYLALLMFPCLLVALFMGFHVAFSMMGVALVFGLVTFDTAVIFQFVQKIDAVASNFVLAAVPLFVFMGAMLERSGIAENLFEAIHLWTRRLPGGLAIGTIVMCVIFAASTGVIGATETVVGLLAIPVMMKYQYEKGLISGTICAGGSLGTIIPPSVVVVILGPVADVSVGDLFVGMIFPGLIMAGCYVAYILIRCTLKPEDGPRLPKSDDDPPLIEKLRVTLFALAPPVAMIAAVLGSIMFGFAAPTEAAALGAMGAMLLAIIYKKFSLAILNEAVQKTLKVTCMIILILLGGNMFAGVFVATGGVSVAEEIIRNANLTPWLTLAVFLGICFVAGFVLDWISVLLIFIPVFIPIIKVLGYDPVWFCVMFLVVIQTSYLTPPMAPAIFYLRGISPPEITLPHMFKGVVPFIILQLIVLVIVGWFPQLVLWLPAQLLGFR, via the coding sequence ATGGGTGACTACCTCGCCTTACTAATGTTCCCCTGCCTTCTGGTTGCCTTGTTCATGGGCTTTCACGTGGCCTTTTCGATGATGGGTGTGGCTCTTGTCTTCGGCTTGGTAACATTTGACACGGCCGTGATTTTTCAGTTCGTACAGAAAATTGATGCGGTGGCGTCAAATTTTGTTCTTGCTGCTGTACCTCTATTTGTCTTCATGGGGGCGATGTTGGAGCGTTCCGGCATCGCCGAAAATCTGTTTGAAGCGATTCACCTCTGGACACGACGGCTTCCCGGCGGGTTGGCTATCGGCACCATTGTCATGTGTGTCATCTTTGCCGCCTCGACCGGCGTTATTGGCGCGACGGAAACTGTTGTCGGATTGCTCGCCATTCCAGTGATGATGAAATACCAATACGAAAAAGGACTGATATCCGGCACCATCTGCGCCGGTGGATCCCTTGGCACGATCATCCCGCCATCCGTTGTCGTCGTGATTTTAGGCCCGGTGGCCGATGTATCTGTTGGTGATTTATTCGTCGGTATGATCTTCCCCGGGTTGATTATGGCCGGTTGCTACGTCGCCTATATTCTGATCCGGTGTACGTTGAAACCGGAAGATGGTCCCAGACTGCCAAAGTCCGACGATGATCCACCGCTGATCGAAAAGCTGAGGGTTACCCTGTTTGCGTTGGCCCCACCGGTGGCCATGATCGCCGCTGTTCTAGGTTCCATTATGTTCGGTTTCGCCGCCCCGACTGAAGCCGCAGCACTCGGCGCTATGGGGGCTATGTTGTTGGCCATCATTTACAAGAAATTCAGCCTCGCTATTTTGAACGAAGCCGTGCAGAAGACTTTAAAGGTCACTTGCATGATTATCCTTATCCTGTTGGGTGGAAACATGTTTGCCGGTGTGTTCGTGGCTACCGGTGGGGTTTCTGTTGCCGAGGAGATAATCAGAAACGCTAATTTGACTCCCTGGCTGACATTGGCCGTGTTTTTGGGAATTTGCTTTGTTGCAGGCTTTGTCCTCGACTGGATATCGGTGCTGCTTATTTTTATTCCGGTGTTTATTCCAATCATCAAAGTACTTGGTTATGACCCGGTCTGGTTCTGCGTTATGTTCCTGGTGGTTATTCAGACCAGCTATCTGACACCACCGATGGCACCGGCGATCTTCTATCTGCGCGGGATCAGCCCACCAGAAATCACCCTGCCGCACATGTTTAAGGGCGTCGTGCCCTTCATCATCCTGCAGCTTATAGTTCTTGTAATTGTCGGCTGGTTCCCACAGTTAGTATTGTGGCTACCGGCACAATTATTGGGCTTCAGATAG
- the dctP gene encoding TRAP transporter substrate-binding protein DctP, whose translation MIKKINMLGAAAAMTVGLSLSGNAIAAETNWKMAASWGGGPLMEIGAQAFAEKVKFLTDGRIEIKVFPSGQLSKGLEVRAAVAKGVAEVGHTWMGYDWGKDKTTVLFGGYAGSMDSERMLHWIYEGGGLELQRQFNEEKFGIISMPLFTRTAEAFLHSRKPVRTLDDLNGLKFRTAGAWLDISKGLGAAPVTMPGGEVYTSLERGAIDATEWGTLYENMSTGFHKIAKYVIIPGIHQPTAPFELAINPKAWGKLSKRDQELVSLAAKMVTFESWTRIGHEDAKALDFYKKQGNEIIVLDAAVQSKAKKLGIAWAQEQAKSNAWFDKVLKSQIAFEELWKDASHYRNVISE comes from the coding sequence ATGATTAAAAAAATAAACATGTTAGGCGCTGCTGCCGCAATGACAGTAGGCCTTTCATTATCCGGCAATGCGATTGCTGCCGAGACCAATTGGAAAATGGCGGCCAGTTGGGGTGGTGGGCCGCTGATGGAAATTGGCGCTCAGGCTTTTGCCGAAAAAGTCAAATTTCTGACGGATGGGCGTATTGAAATTAAAGTTTTCCCATCAGGTCAGCTTTCCAAAGGGCTTGAAGTTCGTGCAGCCGTCGCCAAAGGCGTTGCTGAAGTCGGTCATACCTGGATGGGTTACGATTGGGGCAAGGACAAAACCACCGTTCTGTTCGGCGGATATGCCGGTTCCATGGACAGTGAACGTATGCTGCACTGGATCTATGAAGGTGGCGGGCTGGAACTGCAACGCCAGTTCAATGAAGAAAAATTCGGTATTATTTCAATGCCTCTTTTCACCAGAACGGCTGAAGCTTTCCTTCATTCACGCAAACCCGTACGCACTCTGGACGATCTTAATGGCCTGAAGTTCCGCACCGCGGGTGCCTGGCTGGATATCTCCAAGGGCCTGGGCGCGGCACCGGTGACGATGCCGGGTGGCGAAGTTTACACCTCTTTGGAACGTGGCGCGATTGATGCCACCGAATGGGGTACGCTTTATGAAAACATGTCGACCGGTTTCCATAAAATTGCAAAATATGTGATCATCCCCGGTATCCATCAACCAACGGCTCCGTTCGAACTTGCGATCAACCCCAAAGCCTGGGGCAAGCTTTCAAAGCGTGATCAGGAACTGGTTTCCCTGGCCGCCAAGATGGTGACCTTCGAAAGCTGGACCCGTATCGGTCATGAAGACGCCAAGGCACTTGATTTCTATAAGAAGCAAGGCAACGAAATCATCGTTCTGGACGCTGCTGTACAGTCGAAAGCCAAGAAACTGGGTATCGCCTGGGCTCAAGAACAGGCCAAAAGCAACGCTTGGTTTGACAAGGTGCTGAAAAGCCAAATCGCTTTTGAAGAACTTTGGAAAGACGCTTCACACTACCGGAACGTGATTTCCGAGTAG
- a CDS encoding fatty acid hydroxylase family protein, with product MMNERQAGFRKEYRSRIAGWYNGYIHVVIIYAIGLTAFYIYTQHIDNVLWWEWLTIPVVVTLCNMFEWFLHMHVMHRPINVTGLRAIYVRHTLNHHQFFTDREMRFQNEKDWRVTFFPPYAMVVFILMSTPGGLLLGYLISPNVGWLVMCSTTAVYLTYEFMHFCCHVDENAFVRNCPLVNTIRRHHTAHHNDRLMMEVNMNLSLPISDWMFGTSDLDRGLLGHMFNGYSTKYLKSDLKSVPGTPFDGASGPIPAE from the coding sequence ATGATGAACGAACGACAGGCTGGGTTTAGAAAAGAATACCGTTCGCGAATTGCCGGTTGGTATAACGGCTACATCCACGTTGTGATTATCTACGCCATCGGATTGACGGCATTCTACATTTATACACAGCACATTGATAACGTCCTTTGGTGGGAATGGCTGACCATTCCGGTCGTGGTTACCCTGTGCAATATGTTCGAATGGTTCTTGCACATGCATGTCATGCACCGGCCGATCAATGTTACGGGCCTGCGGGCGATTTATGTGCGCCACACGCTAAACCATCACCAGTTTTTCACAGACCGTGAAATGCGCTTCCAGAACGAGAAAGACTGGCGAGTCACTTTTTTCCCGCCCTATGCGATGGTTGTGTTTATCTTGATGTCGACTCCAGGAGGCCTGCTTCTGGGGTATCTGATTTCGCCCAACGTTGGCTGGCTGGTCATGTGCTCGACAACGGCTGTGTACCTGACTTACGAGTTCATGCACTTCTGCTGTCATGTCGATGAGAACGCTTTCGTTCGCAATTGCCCGCTGGTCAACACGATCCGCCGCCATCACACGGCCCACCATAACGACCGCCTGATGATGGAGGTCAACATGAACCTGTCCCTACCGATTTCAGATTGGATGTTTGGCACCTCGGACCTGGATCGCGGATTGTTGGGACACATGTTCAATGGCTATTCGACAAAGTATTTGAAGAGCGATCTTAAAAGCGTTCCTGGAACTCCTTTTGATGGGGCCTCCGGGCCCATCCCGGCGGAGTGA
- a CDS encoding TolC family protein produces MAVCLSTSLQAETLPELLPEFLGNHNLIMAAKSDVTAAKETALAAKGGWYPALSVTVTGGSERQNKPTGTDPANMVSREADFTITQRLWDGGATNSAVRTANLSQLQSEAILTSTKSSLLLRGFTAYMNVIRAAEGLDYAKRSEANIKKQTELEDALVQRGAGLTTDVLQAKVQFAGAQARRVRAEGGLAVAKNAYRGVFLKNPGPADTLLKPKLPVDLVPATVEEAVKLAISNNAFLVANNITSEIAMEAVNATRASSYRPTIDGIVDWKHKKDVSATAGYQQEVFAKVQLSFPFNLGFTATNTLKATSKAHDAANYRYADAKTSIEEATRNAWEQLLTAKLNADMLGNQANIAAEFLVFARKERTLGRRSLLDVLGGETALINSSSDAASAEIDIAVASMTLLDAMGELNEEALSR; encoded by the coding sequence GTGGCTGTCTGTCTGTCTACAAGCCTGCAAGCTGAGACCCTGCCGGAGTTGCTTCCAGAGTTTCTCGGCAATCACAATCTGATCATGGCAGCAAAGTCTGACGTCACGGCTGCCAAAGAGACGGCACTGGCCGCCAAAGGCGGCTGGTACCCGGCCTTAAGCGTGACAGTAACGGGTGGCAGTGAACGCCAAAACAAGCCAACCGGAACCGATCCTGCCAACATGGTCTCCCGGGAAGCCGATTTTACCATCACCCAACGTCTTTGGGACGGCGGTGCCACTAACAGTGCCGTTCGCACAGCTAACCTGTCTCAACTACAGTCTGAAGCAATTCTGACGTCAACCAAGTCGAGCCTTCTTTTAAGGGGCTTCACTGCCTATATGAATGTTATTCGCGCAGCCGAAGGCCTTGATTATGCCAAACGCTCCGAAGCCAATATCAAAAAGCAAACCGAACTTGAGGATGCGCTGGTTCAACGCGGCGCCGGTTTAACAACAGATGTCTTACAGGCAAAAGTTCAGTTTGCCGGTGCCCAGGCACGCAGGGTTCGTGCCGAAGGTGGCTTGGCTGTCGCCAAAAATGCCTACCGCGGGGTCTTTCTTAAAAACCCAGGGCCCGCAGACACTTTGCTCAAGCCGAAGTTACCCGTTGACCTCGTCCCGGCCACCGTTGAAGAAGCCGTCAAGCTAGCCATTAGCAACAATGCCTTTCTGGTTGCCAATAACATCACCAGTGAGATCGCCATGGAGGCCGTAAACGCCACCAGGGCAAGCAGCTACAGGCCAACGATTGACGGCATCGTCGATTGGAAACATAAAAAAGATGTCAGCGCCACAGCAGGTTACCAACAAGAAGTGTTTGCCAAAGTGCAATTAAGCTTCCCCTTCAACTTGGGCTTCACTGCCACCAACACCTTAAAGGCAACATCAAAGGCACACGACGCTGCCAACTATCGTTACGCGGACGCCAAGACCTCGATCGAAGAAGCCACCCGCAATGCTTGGGAACAACTACTAACAGCAAAACTCAATGCCGATATGCTTGGCAACCAAGCCAATATTGCCGCCGAGTTCCTGGTGTTTGCCCGTAAAGAACGCACCCTTGGTCGACGTTCACTCCTTGATGTCTTAGGGGGAGAGACGGCGCTGATTAATTCTAGCTCTGACGCCGCCTCCGCTGAGATTGATATCGCCGTCGCCAGCATGACCCTGCTTGATGCCATGGGTGAACTCAATGAAGAGGCGCTTTCTCGTTAA
- a CDS encoding DUF4445 domain-containing protein, protein MDEAVPRPESNTGSVNKDVLAVFLPSGKRGRFPLGTPVLSAARVLGVDIDSICGGRGICGRCQIEVGKGEFPKFGIDSRPEHLTPWTSLEEHYAERHPVSSGRRLSCATRLTGDAVIDVPAESQLHKQIIRKDAESRSVEIDRVVRLHYIDMPAPSLDDQRSDVARVKEALDSSWGLEDLTIAPHLLLELSKILRQGDWQVTVAVREGTQVIAMWPGFHGHAYGLAVDIGTTTIAAHLNDLETGEVVSSAGIMNPQIRFGEDLISRVSFIQQNPGSQTDLIDTVRQAVDELARETATDVGIDVSSIIDMTVVGNPIMHHIFLGLDPQQLGQAPFPLIVNEAVIISVSELGLEAVNKGAQAYLLPCIAGHVGADTAGVVLAEAPHQSSEMTLLIDVGTNAEIVLGNKDRILACSSPTGPAFEGAQISCGQRAALGAIERVRIDSDTLSPKFRIIGSDLWSDDPGFVEATADFGVTGICGSGIIEAVAEMFLAGLVTPAGLIDGKRFPDCPWLMPDGEVYSYRLHEGHTPVVISQTDIRAIQLAKAALYAGARLLMDTLGVQTPDRIVLAGAFGSYIDPKHAMIIGMIPDCPIEHVRAAGNAAGTGARIALLNRTARAEIEELVRNIEKIETAVDPGFQDSFVAAMSLPHSKHRFSSLEKLLELPVKKKTSKRTERPAEDISDQGKMK, encoded by the coding sequence ATGGATGAAGCGGTGCCGCGCCCTGAATCAAACACGGGCAGCGTAAACAAAGACGTTCTGGCGGTATTTCTGCCGTCGGGAAAGCGTGGCCGGTTTCCACTTGGGACACCGGTGCTCTCTGCAGCGCGTGTGCTGGGTGTAGATATTGATTCCATTTGTGGTGGCCGGGGTATTTGCGGCCGTTGTCAGATAGAGGTTGGAAAAGGGGAGTTCCCCAAATTCGGCATCGACTCGCGGCCGGAACATCTGACCCCGTGGACGTCGTTGGAAGAACACTATGCCGAGCGTCATCCTGTTTCCAGCGGGCGACGCTTGTCGTGCGCAACCCGCCTGACCGGAGATGCGGTGATTGACGTGCCAGCCGAAAGTCAGCTGCACAAGCAGATCATTCGCAAGGACGCAGAATCCAGAAGCGTTGAAATTGATCGGGTGGTGCGCTTGCACTATATCGATATGCCCGCACCAAGCCTGGACGACCAGCGAAGCGATGTAGCACGGGTTAAGGAGGCTCTTGATTCATCTTGGGGGCTAGAAGACCTGACAATTGCGCCCCATTTGTTGTTGGAGCTTTCTAAAATTTTGCGCCAGGGCGACTGGCAAGTAACAGTCGCGGTTCGAGAGGGAACGCAGGTTATCGCCATGTGGCCCGGTTTCCATGGCCACGCGTATGGTCTGGCCGTTGACATCGGCACGACGACCATAGCCGCTCATTTGAATGATTTGGAAACCGGCGAGGTTGTTTCATCCGCCGGTATCATGAACCCGCAAATTCGCTTTGGTGAAGACCTGATCAGCCGGGTTTCGTTCATCCAGCAGAACCCGGGCAGCCAAACGGACCTGATTGATACGGTTCGTCAGGCCGTTGATGAGCTGGCCCGTGAAACTGCAACGGATGTCGGTATTGATGTTTCGAGCATTATCGACATGACGGTGGTCGGCAATCCGATTATGCATCATATCTTCCTTGGTCTTGATCCCCAGCAACTGGGACAGGCCCCTTTCCCCCTGATCGTTAATGAAGCGGTGATAATATCCGTTAGCGAGTTAGGGCTTGAGGCGGTCAATAAGGGAGCCCAAGCTTACTTGTTACCCTGTATTGCGGGACACGTTGGAGCCGATACCGCCGGTGTGGTGCTGGCGGAGGCCCCGCATCAAAGTTCCGAAATGACATTGTTGATCGACGTCGGCACCAATGCCGAGATCGTCTTGGGTAACAAAGATCGTATTCTTGCCTGTTCCAGCCCGACCGGCCCGGCTTTCGAGGGAGCCCAGATCAGTTGCGGGCAACGTGCCGCACTAGGGGCCATCGAACGGGTGCGTATTGATTCCGATACTTTGTCGCCCAAGTTCCGCATTATTGGCAGCGATTTGTGGTCCGACGATCCTGGTTTTGTCGAGGCGACCGCAGATTTCGGAGTCACAGGCATCTGCGGTTCGGGCATCATTGAAGCGGTCGCTGAAATGTTCCTCGCTGGCCTTGTCACGCCCGCAGGCTTGATTGACGGCAAGCGGTTCCCCGATTGTCCGTGGCTCATGCCTGACGGTGAGGTTTATAGCTACAGATTGCATGAAGGTCACACTCCAGTGGTAATTTCGCAAACTGACATTCGCGCCATTCAACTGGCTAAGGCTGCACTATATGCCGGGGCCCGCCTTCTGATGGATACTCTTGGGGTGCAAACTCCGGACCGCATCGTTCTTGCCGGTGCCTTTGGCAGTTATATCGACCCAAAGCACGCCATGATCATCGGCATGATTCCCGATTGTCCCATTGAGCATGTTCGCGCAGCCGGTAACGCCGCTGGAACCGGTGCCCGCATCGCCCTGTTGAACCGTACGGCCCGCGCAGAGATCGAGGAATTGGTCAGGAATATCGAGAAAATTGAAACGGCCGTTGATCCCGGGTTTCAGGATTCTTTCGTGGCCGCCATGAGTTTACCCCATTCCAAACACCGCTTTTCATCTCTTGAGAAGTTGCTGGAACTGCCCGTTAAAAAGAAAACCAGTAAACGAACCGAGCGTCCCGCAGAGGACATATCTGATCAAGGGAAAATGAAATGA
- a CDS encoding phytanoyl-CoA dioxygenase family protein, which translates to MTPEEVLATEPKVLTQAQRESYFEDGYLVLERFLSDEWLEKLRAATDEVIEESRAITESDAKWDLEPEHSADAPRLRRLSSPNDHHQTYWNYASNSQVPDVIADLVGPDVKFHHSKLNFKWAQGGEEVKWHQDIQFWPHTNYSPCTVGTYMYDCGLEQGPLMVLPGAHEGPLYNQYNANGDWIGCLNPEDVDKLDQKKALELDGPAGSLTIHNCRMPHASKPNHSDIGRPLLLNIYSAADAMPYMPNAMYSKYDQEIVRGQAARWAHHDPRPCQLPPDWSKGYTSIFAVQQEEDWSDKAAR; encoded by the coding sequence ATGACCCCTGAAGAAGTTCTGGCCACTGAACCCAAGGTGCTGACCCAGGCCCAACGCGAGTCATACTTCGAAGATGGCTATCTTGTGTTGGAGAGGTTCCTATCGGACGAATGGCTGGAGAAACTGCGCGCCGCCACCGACGAAGTGATCGAGGAAAGCCGCGCTATCACGGAGTCTGACGCCAAATGGGATTTGGAACCGGAACATAGCGCCGATGCGCCACGGCTGCGTCGATTATCGAGCCCGAATGATCATCACCAGACGTATTGGAACTATGCTTCGAATTCCCAGGTGCCGGATGTCATTGCCGACCTGGTCGGACCGGACGTCAAGTTCCACCATTCGAAGCTGAACTTTAAATGGGCCCAGGGAGGCGAAGAAGTGAAGTGGCATCAGGACATTCAGTTCTGGCCTCATACCAACTACAGCCCTTGTACGGTTGGGACCTATATGTACGATTGTGGGCTGGAGCAGGGGCCGTTGATGGTTTTGCCCGGAGCTCACGAAGGGCCGCTGTACAATCAATACAACGCGAACGGGGATTGGATCGGCTGTCTAAACCCGGAAGACGTTGACAAACTTGATCAGAAAAAAGCGCTGGAACTGGATGGCCCCGCGGGTTCGTTGACCATTCATAATTGCCGTATGCCCCATGCCTCAAAGCCGAACCATTCTGATATAGGGCGGCCGCTTTTGCTCAACATCTATTCTGCCGCCGATGCCATGCCCTACATGCCAAACGCAATGTATTCCAAATATGATCAGGAAATTGTGCGAGGGCAGGCGGCCCGCTGGGCCCATCATGATCCGCGCCCCTGTCAATTGCCGCCAGATTGGTCGAAGGGCTATACCTCGATCTTCGCTGTGCAACAGGAAGAAGACTGGAGTGATAAAGCAGCCAGGTAA